A genomic window from Streptomyces mirabilis includes:
- a CDS encoding NADH-ubiquinone oxidoreductase-F iron-sulfur binding region domain-containing protein: MKNAPLKLPEVRWLDPARLTLGLDRHQRLDLSTHTRVHPPLPEPDQEDLLVLAETVELSGRGGAGFPFARKARATLATADRTGRAPVIVVNGAEGEPASVKDKMLLARVPHLVLDGACLAAAAFDAEEIVIGVAAGSPGEISVPAALAERELPCPARTISLPERFVSGESGALIRGINGLPVTPAPLKARAADGAAGGVHRRPTLLSNAETWAQLALAARLGPDAYTAVGTAAEPGTILLTVNRPGTDPLVVEVPTGTQLGPVLDACGLQPGAGVLVGGYHGAWLHPSDAADAPLSRAGLAALGGTLGAGAIIALPDDTCPLGETAQVAAWLATESTGQCGPCKRGLPEAAEALALLATGAAKPAILEDARRALGAAQAGGACSHPDGTARFLLTALDVFSEDVDAHLSGPGCGLPVRGVLPLPPAKGARLEVDWSRCTGHGLCAVLAPDLIRLGPHGYPTSATIPVAPWQEHDARRAVNQCPALAVRLRRRV; the protein is encoded by the coding sequence ATGAAGAACGCCCCGCTGAAGCTCCCCGAGGTGCGCTGGCTGGATCCGGCCCGGCTGACACTGGGCCTGGACCGCCATCAGCGCCTGGACCTCTCCACCCACACCCGTGTTCACCCGCCACTCCCCGAACCGGACCAGGAGGATCTGCTCGTCCTCGCCGAGACCGTCGAACTGTCCGGCCGCGGCGGCGCCGGCTTCCCGTTCGCCCGCAAGGCCCGAGCCACGCTCGCCACCGCCGACCGCACCGGCAGGGCACCGGTCATCGTGGTGAACGGCGCGGAGGGCGAACCAGCCAGCGTCAAGGACAAGATGCTGCTCGCCCGCGTGCCGCACCTGGTACTGGACGGCGCCTGCCTGGCCGCGGCCGCGTTCGACGCCGAGGAGATCGTGATCGGCGTCGCCGCGGGCAGCCCCGGCGAGATCTCGGTCCCGGCCGCCCTCGCCGAGCGCGAACTTCCCTGCCCGGCCCGGACCATATCCCTGCCCGAACGCTTCGTCTCCGGCGAATCCGGGGCCCTGATCCGTGGCATCAACGGTCTGCCGGTGACACCGGCGCCGCTGAAGGCCCGCGCGGCCGACGGCGCAGCGGGCGGGGTGCACCGCCGCCCAACGCTGCTCTCCAACGCCGAGACCTGGGCCCAACTCGCCCTCGCAGCCCGACTCGGACCCGACGCCTACACCGCCGTCGGCACCGCCGCCGAACCCGGCACGATCCTGCTCACCGTCAACCGACCAGGCACCGATCCGCTCGTCGTCGAAGTTCCGACCGGCACCCAACTGGGCCCGGTACTGGACGCCTGCGGCCTCCAGCCGGGCGCCGGAGTGCTGGTGGGCGGCTACCACGGCGCCTGGCTGCACCCATCGGACGCCGCCGACGCGCCGCTCTCCCGCGCCGGACTCGCCGCCCTCGGCGGGACCCTCGGCGCGGGCGCGATCATCGCGCTCCCCGACGACACCTGCCCGCTCGGCGAGACCGCCCAAGTCGCGGCCTGGCTGGCGACCGAGTCCACCGGCCAGTGCGGACCGTGCAAACGCGGCCTGCCCGAAGCCGCCGAGGCCCTGGCCCTGCTGGCCACCGGTGCTGCCAAGCCCGCGATACTGGAGGACGCCCGGCGAGCCCTCGGCGCGGCCCAGGCCGGTGGCGCCTGCTCACACCCCGACGGCACGGCCCGCTTCCTACTCACCGCGCTGGACGTCTTCTCCGAGGACGTCGACGCACACCTGTCCGGCCCCGGCTGCGGTCTTCCCGTGCGCGGCGTATTGCCCCTCCCGCCTGCGAAGGGCGCCCGGCTCGAGGTGGACTGGTCCCGCTGCACCGGCCATGGTCTGTGCGCCGTGCTAGCCCCCGACCTCATCCGCCTCGGCCCGCACGGCTACCCCACCTCCGCCACCATCCCGGTCGCCCCCTGGCAGGAACACGACGCCCGCCGCGCCGTCAACCAGTGCCCGGCCCTGGCAGTGCGTCTCCGCCGTCGCGTGTGA
- a CDS encoding DUF6215 domain-containing protein translates to MLGFLLRLLPFWVREPLLIAVGSVLGVRIMYLAVRDHDRVAAGLGVVFLVFTAIRVHAVIRALRARRNPSPAASADGAAVDAAAQAQAQAQAQPQAQAQAQAQAQAQAQAQAGTGSRPRPDVPEKEHNAWGQAVAAVAVFGALGAALWVAPRFMPSDDNAAQPASCSGGTHEKLPKAYKDTPRPVTGEELCKALNRPDLAKLLGTPEETATTVSSTNNTAPLTDGKVAQPEAEVTFDTYTVNVSATYNELSTDQYVKLMKFGDEKDVKTLTVLGRPAVLSSDHTMKLEINLGSGGSGGPVEEGPLARTLSVALDRKDRGGYCDITVWSTSGALPNDSALLNIAEKVLPRIPERPVR, encoded by the coding sequence ATGCTCGGTTTCCTCCTCCGTCTCCTGCCGTTCTGGGTCCGCGAGCCCCTGCTCATCGCGGTCGGGTCAGTTCTCGGCGTACGCATCATGTATCTCGCCGTCCGCGATCACGATCGGGTCGCGGCCGGTCTCGGCGTGGTGTTCCTCGTGTTCACCGCAATACGCGTCCACGCGGTGATCCGGGCCCTGCGCGCACGCCGGAACCCGAGTCCGGCAGCCTCCGCAGACGGGGCGGCAGTCGATGCCGCCGCCCAGGCGCAGGCCCAGGCGCAGGCCCAGCCTCAGGCGCAGGCGCAGGCGCAGGCGCAGGCGCAGGCGCAGGCGCAGGCGCAGGCCGGAACCGGGTCGCGTCCCAGGCCGGATGTTCCGGAGAAGGAGCACAACGCATGGGGCCAGGCCGTCGCGGCCGTGGCCGTGTTCGGGGCACTCGGGGCCGCGCTGTGGGTGGCCCCACGCTTCATGCCGTCCGACGACAACGCCGCGCAGCCCGCCTCGTGTTCGGGCGGGACACACGAGAAGCTTCCGAAGGCCTACAAGGACACGCCCCGGCCTGTGACCGGTGAAGAGCTGTGCAAGGCGCTCAACCGGCCGGACCTGGCCAAGCTCCTTGGAACGCCTGAAGAGACCGCGACCACTGTTTCCAGCACCAACAACACCGCTCCTCTGACTGATGGGAAGGTCGCCCAACCGGAGGCCGAGGTCACGTTCGACACGTACACCGTGAATGTCTCGGCCACTTACAACGAGCTGTCGACCGACCAGTACGTGAAGCTGATGAAGTTCGGGGATGAGAAGGACGTCAAGACGCTGACGGTTCTCGGTCGGCCCGCGGTCCTCTCCTCGGATCACACCATGAAGCTCGAGATCAATCTCGGGAGTGGCGGATCCGGCGGACCGGTCGAAGAAGGCCCCCTGGCCAGGACACTGTCCGTGGCCCTGGACCGTAAGGACCGAGGCGGCTACTGCGACATCACCGTGTGGAGCACGTCCGGAGCCCTCCCCAACGACAGTGCTCTCCTCAACATCGCCGAGAAGGTTCTTCCGAGGATCCCCGAACGACCTGTCCGATGA
- a CDS encoding IS5 family transposase has translation MRDAEWAAVRGMIPKPAWAEGRGGRPEEYCHRDILDAIRYVVDNGVKWPALPADYPPWKAVHRFFTRWRKQGLTGEFHDRLRAATREAEGRDAEPTAGVIDSQSAKGTSTVEAATSGYDGGKKIKGRKRHIVVDTLGLILAVMVTPASTGDRDAAQDLLAQTTRRHHRLRRVWADSGYTGMLVGWCTTALNLMLTVIRRSDGHKGFVVLPKRWIVERTFAWLTRSRRLARDYERLPASSEAMILWSMTMVMTRRLGRRRRRTGPVPARAPIPAQRAS, from the coding sequence ATGAGGGACGCGGAGTGGGCGGCGGTCCGCGGCATGATCCCGAAGCCCGCGTGGGCCGAGGGCCGGGGCGGCCGGCCGGAGGAGTACTGCCACCGGGACATACTCGACGCGATCCGGTATGTGGTGGACAACGGCGTGAAGTGGCCTGCGCTGCCTGCCGATTACCCGCCGTGGAAGGCGGTGCACCGGTTCTTCACCCGCTGGCGCAAGCAGGGGCTGACCGGCGAGTTCCACGACCGGCTCCGCGCTGCGACCCGTGAAGCGGAGGGCCGGGACGCGGAGCCGACGGCGGGGGTGATCGACTCGCAGTCCGCGAAGGGCACGTCGACGGTCGAGGCGGCGACCAGCGGCTATGACGGCGGGAAGAAGATCAAAGGGCGCAAGCGGCACATCGTGGTGGACACCCTCGGCCTGATCCTGGCCGTCATGGTCACCCCCGCCTCGACGGGGGACCGGGACGCCGCCCAGGACCTCCTGGCCCAGACCACCAGACGGCATCACCGGCTCAGGCGCGTATGGGCGGACAGCGGATACACCGGCATGCTGGTGGGCTGGTGCACGACCGCCTTGAACCTGATGCTGACCGTCATCCGCCGCAGCGACGGCCACAAAGGCTTCGTTGTGCTACCCAAACGGTGGATCGTCGAGCGGACCTTCGCCTGGCTCACCCGCTCCCGGCGCCTGGCCCGCGACTACGAGCGGCTGCCCGCGTCGTCGGAGGCGATGATCCTGTGGTCGATGACCATGGTCATGACCCGCCGCCTCGGCCGTCGCCGCAGGCGAACCGGCCCGGTGCCGGCTCGTGCGCCCATCCCCGCGCAACGAGCCTCTTGA
- a CDS encoding FAD-dependent oxidoreductase, with protein MTHPHTGHPAEHFPPTAPGHGHGVVPFIPQQAQPGVPYQARTAQAPAELPAAAALPAESFDLPRPVLVPEDEPVRVSVDNNRCHIYGICQQEAPEVFRISEGGSLHYTRAVPAEFAAKARQATRCCPMQAIRIEGGRTRTSGPAGERLPGRPLRSGASARAGRKRIVVAGAGLAGLSAASRLRERGFDGELVIVGEEAHRPYSRPPLSKQFLSGELEAEQLMFRAEEALDAHWLLDTGMVGLDLHGSAVHLRGGERLPFEGLVVATGVDAKRLPEAPLFSDRIRTIRTLQDAAAVRRAMDAAHARHVVILGGGFVGCELACTLRARGLDVTLVVHSAPLLRRVLGERVGAVVADIQRRAGADVRLGTRITDWQDHGDVLRLRLDDGEVIDADFVVLGLGSEPRTEWLRDSGLDVSDGVLCTPTCHAIDRWGRPTPHVVAAGDVARWPNLRFDAEPRRTEHLIHAVEMGQHAADALLRGPDRAARFAPVPRFWSEQHGTRIQAVGIPALGTDVEITEGSLRSERFVARYTRETAYGPQIVAAVAFDMPLELLEYRDQIGRSRPRSRALNRRSRR; from the coding sequence GTGACCCATCCTCACACTGGGCATCCGGCGGAGCACTTCCCGCCCACGGCACCGGGACACGGTCATGGGGTCGTACCGTTCATCCCCCAGCAGGCCCAGCCGGGTGTCCCGTACCAGGCCCGGACGGCTCAGGCCCCGGCCGAACTCCCGGCCGCCGCCGCGCTCCCTGCCGAGTCGTTCGATCTGCCGCGCCCCGTGCTGGTCCCGGAGGACGAGCCCGTCCGGGTCAGCGTGGACAACAACCGGTGCCACATTTACGGGATATGCCAGCAGGAGGCGCCCGAGGTCTTCAGGATCTCCGAGGGCGGCTCGCTGCACTACACCCGGGCCGTTCCGGCTGAGTTCGCGGCCAAAGCGCGCCAGGCCACGCGCTGCTGCCCCATGCAGGCGATCAGGATCGAGGGAGGGCGCACCCGCACCTCCGGTCCCGCCGGCGAACGCCTTCCCGGACGTCCCCTGCGCAGCGGGGCGTCAGCGCGCGCAGGCCGCAAGCGCATCGTCGTCGCCGGCGCCGGACTGGCCGGGCTCAGCGCGGCGAGCCGCCTCAGAGAACGCGGCTTCGACGGGGAACTCGTCATCGTGGGCGAGGAGGCACACCGCCCCTACAGCCGCCCGCCCCTTTCCAAACAGTTCCTTTCCGGCGAACTCGAGGCGGAACAGCTGATGTTCAGGGCCGAGGAGGCGCTGGACGCCCACTGGCTGCTGGACACCGGGATGGTCGGGCTCGACCTCCACGGGTCGGCCGTGCATCTGCGGGGTGGCGAGCGGCTTCCCTTCGAAGGGCTGGTCGTGGCCACCGGGGTGGACGCCAAGCGCCTTCCCGAAGCCCCGCTCTTCAGCGACCGGATCCGCACGATCCGCACATTGCAGGACGCAGCCGCAGTACGGCGGGCGATGGACGCCGCGCACGCTCGCCACGTCGTGATCCTGGGCGGCGGATTCGTCGGCTGCGAACTGGCCTGCACCCTCCGCGCCCGCGGCCTGGACGTCACCCTCGTCGTGCACAGCGCACCGCTGCTGCGCCGGGTCCTCGGCGAGCGGGTCGGGGCCGTGGTCGCCGACATCCAGCGCAGGGCAGGGGCTGACGTGCGGCTCGGTACACGGATCACCGACTGGCAGGATCACGGTGACGTACTCAGGCTGCGTCTGGACGACGGCGAGGTGATCGACGCGGACTTCGTCGTCCTCGGCCTGGGCAGCGAACCGCGCACGGAATGGCTGCGCGACAGCGGACTGGACGTCTCCGACGGTGTGCTGTGCACTCCCACCTGCCACGCGATCGACCGTTGGGGTCGGCCGACTCCCCACGTCGTCGCCGCGGGCGACGTGGCCCGCTGGCCCAATCTGCGCTTCGACGCCGAGCCGCGCCGGACCGAGCACCTCATCCACGCCGTGGAGATGGGCCAGCACGCCGCTGACGCGCTGCTGCGCGGCCCGGACCGCGCCGCCCGCTTCGCACCGGTCCCGCGCTTCTGGTCCGAGCAGCACGGCACCCGCATCCAGGCCGTGGGAATCCCCGCTCTCGGAACCGATGTGGAGATCACCGAAGGGTCGCTGCGCTCCGAGCGCTTCGTCGCCCGCTACACCCGTGAGACGGCTTACGGCCCGCAGATCGTGGCAGCCGTCGCTTTCGACATGCCCCTGGAACTTCTCGAATACCGGGACCAGATCGGCCGATCCCGTCCGCGCTCGCGGGCCCTGAACAGAAGGAGCAGACGATGA
- a CDS encoding IS5 family transposase produces MSEAEWRVVRPLLPVPAWLEGRGGRPEGYCHRVTLDAVRYVVDNGVKWANLPADFPPYRRVHAFARRWQVTGLLAELHDRLRDRVREKEGRLPDPTAAIVDSQSVRAAVNIPRSTSGWDGGKKVGGRKRHLVVDCLGLVLAVAVSAASVQDRDAAVPLLQRLRGQYFSIRLVWADGGYAGRLVDWAREKPRLTLQIVKRTDDTVGFVVLPRRWVVERTLSWLMRSRRLVRDYETLPAMHEAMVLWSMTMLMSGRLAGRRPAGFRRPAPRER; encoded by the coding sequence ATGTCAGAGGCGGAGTGGCGGGTGGTGCGGCCGTTGCTTCCGGTTCCGGCCTGGCTGGAGGGGCGGGGCGGGCGGCCGGAGGGCTATTGCCACCGCGTGACGCTCGACGCGGTGCGCTATGTCGTGGACAACGGCGTGAAGTGGGCCAACCTGCCCGCGGACTTCCCGCCGTACCGGCGCGTGCATGCCTTCGCCCGCCGCTGGCAGGTCACGGGGCTACTCGCCGAACTCCACGACCGGCTGCGCGACCGCGTCCGGGAGAAGGAGGGCCGCTTGCCGGACCCGACGGCTGCGATCGTGGACTCCCAGTCGGTGCGGGCGGCGGTGAACATCCCCCGCTCGACGTCCGGCTGGGACGGCGGGAAGAAGGTGGGCGGCCGCAAGCGGCACCTGGTGGTGGACTGCCTCGGCCTGGTCCTGGCCGTCGCAGTGAGCGCGGCGAGCGTGCAGGACCGCGACGCCGCCGTGCCGCTGCTTCAGCGGCTGCGAGGGCAGTACTTCTCCATCCGACTGGTGTGGGCGGACGGCGGCTATGCCGGCCGGCTCGTCGACTGGGCCCGCGAGAAGCCCCGGCTCACCCTTCAGATCGTCAAACGCACCGATGACACGGTGGGGTTCGTGGTGCTGCCGCGTAGGTGGGTGGTGGAGAGGACGCTGAGCTGGCTGATGCGCTCGCGTCGCCTGGTGCGCGACTACGAAACACTGCCGGCCATGCACGAGGCCATGGTGCTGTGGTCGATGACCATGCTCATGAGCGGTCGCCTGGCCGGACGCCGCCCGGCCGGCTTCAGACGGCCGGCACCGCGAGAGCGGTGA
- a CDS encoding ferric reductase-like transmembrane domain-containing protein yields MLRDKALTRRGPAVAGSARRLVVAVMVVGVTALLAPEAFAAAPPIPGSPLDAYREHVPYDMGVHKIARLAAIIAYVLMVATVVLGVMLRLRFMQRAVNRATFYGAHMTLALSAMIFGGIHGLTFLYQPIWRIGWAQLTLPFLGGVQRVPVGMGILGTELAIAVACSVWLQNRLGYHRWLRIHQFAYASFALIWLHIFLVHPEPRHLNLVAVGIAAGAGTVLVAFLIRLFPSRSRLRQRAFPSGAGATR; encoded by the coding sequence ATGCTGAGGGACAAGGCGCTGACCAGGCGCGGTCCTGCCGTGGCCGGATCCGCCAGGCGGCTGGTCGTCGCCGTGATGGTGGTCGGCGTCACCGCACTCCTGGCACCCGAGGCCTTCGCCGCCGCGCCGCCGATACCGGGATCACCGTTGGACGCGTACCGCGAGCACGTGCCGTACGACATGGGAGTGCACAAGATCGCACGGCTGGCCGCCATCATCGCCTACGTATTGATGGTCGCGACCGTTGTCCTGGGGGTGATGCTGAGACTGCGGTTCATGCAACGCGCCGTCAACAGAGCTACGTTCTACGGCGCTCACATGACGCTGGCTCTCTCAGCGATGATCTTCGGGGGCATCCACGGCCTGACGTTCCTCTACCAGCCGATCTGGCGGATCGGGTGGGCCCAGCTGACGCTGCCCTTTCTCGGCGGCGTCCAGCGCGTACCGGTGGGCATGGGTATCCTCGGGACGGAACTGGCCATCGCCGTGGCCTGCTCGGTCTGGCTGCAGAACCGCCTGGGCTACCACCGCTGGCTGCGGATCCACCAGTTCGCCTACGCGTCCTTCGCCCTGATCTGGCTGCACATCTTCCTGGTCCACCCGGAACCGCGCCACCTGAACCTGGTCGCGGTCGGCATCGCCGCGGGAGCCGGCACCGTGCTCGTGGCCTTCCTCATCCGCCTCTTCCCCTCGCGCTCCAGACTGCGCCAGCGGGCCTTCCCGAGCGGAGCCGGAGCCACCAGGTGA